A region from the Streptomyces sp. NBC_00704 genome encodes:
- a CDS encoding ScbA/BarX family gamma-butyrolactone biosynthesis protein, giving the protein MTVTASTRVIERPSATSVPREYVHKAAASEVLLTGLSPTGPDRFHVTARWPSRHPFYGPKGGFHDPLLVAESVRQSVPLLSHVAYAVPFGHRQSWSSLRYEVDPVALTFTGNDAAIDMHVTCSEIVRRAGRLTSLRMQVDLYIDGRPLGVAETRFCNLSPAVYPRLRGPYADAAQAAQRAVPLAPAVAPAHVARTRTHDVVLSPALFPAVSADPSSCPALTRAQLRVDFSHPVLFDHPADHVPGMLLLEAARQSAHAAAHPLPGLATGFDAVFSQYVEFDAPCWIDRTPAGDLGDAHRLIRVQAVQNDSPAFTATIALTSP; this is encoded by the coding sequence ATGACCGTGACTGCCTCGACGCGAGTCATAGAACGTCCGTCGGCCACCTCCGTTCCGCGCGAGTACGTACACAAGGCCGCCGCGTCGGAGGTCCTGCTGACCGGACTGTCCCCGACCGGACCCGACCGCTTCCACGTCACCGCCAGGTGGCCGTCGCGACACCCCTTCTACGGGCCGAAGGGCGGCTTCCACGACCCGCTGCTCGTCGCCGAGTCGGTCCGTCAGAGCGTGCCGCTGCTCAGCCACGTCGCCTACGCGGTCCCCTTCGGCCATCGCCAGTCGTGGAGCAGCCTGCGCTACGAAGTCGACCCCGTCGCCCTGACGTTCACCGGGAACGACGCCGCCATCGACATGCACGTCACCTGCTCCGAGATCGTCCGCCGCGCCGGCCGGCTGACCTCGCTGCGCATGCAGGTCGACCTGTACATCGACGGCCGTCCGCTGGGCGTGGCGGAGACGAGGTTCTGCAACCTCTCCCCCGCCGTGTATCCGCGCCTGCGGGGTCCCTACGCCGACGCCGCACAGGCCGCCCAGCGCGCCGTCCCGCTCGCGCCCGCCGTGGCCCCGGCCCACGTCGCCCGCACCCGCACCCATGACGTGGTCCTCTCCCCCGCCCTGTTCCCCGCCGTGTCCGCCGACCCGTCCTCCTGCCCGGCGCTCACCCGCGCCCAGCTGCGCGTCGACTTCTCTCACCCCGTCCTCTTCGACCACCCGGCCGACCACGTCCCCGGCATGCTGCTGCTCGAAGCCGCCCGCCAGAGCGCCCACGCGGCGGCCCACCCGCTGCCGGGACTCGCGACCGGCTTCGACGCGGTGTTCAGCCAGTACGTCGAGTTCGACGCCCCCTGCTGGATCGACCGCACGCCGGCCGGAGACCTCGGGGACGCCCACCGGCTCATCCGCGTCCAGGCCGTACAGAACGACTCCCCCGCCTTCACGGCGACCATCGCACTGACCTCGCCGTGA
- a CDS encoding ScbR family autoregulator-binding transcription factor yields MQTRRQLLRAAAEVFDESGFAGASIKDILQQAELTAGALYFHFESKEALARAVMNAQPDSIVPWLESEGLQRLVDITLVWSQQLRTDPLLRAGVRLTTEQGAFGLRDAKPYRDWGAIMADCLRVAAGKGELQAGVDPDELAEFVVEACTGMQTYSAVASEERADLGDRVVRMWRLLLPGIAVPTVIAHTEVSEARATELLRAASAAASASAAAREGGGAKD; encoded by the coding sequence GTGCAGACTCGGAGGCAGTTGCTCCGAGCGGCGGCAGAGGTGTTCGACGAGTCCGGTTTCGCCGGAGCGAGCATCAAGGACATTCTTCAGCAGGCCGAACTCACGGCCGGGGCGCTGTACTTCCACTTCGAGTCGAAGGAGGCGCTGGCCCGCGCGGTCATGAACGCGCAGCCCGATTCGATAGTCCCGTGGCTGGAGTCGGAGGGGCTGCAACGGCTCGTCGACATCACCCTTGTCTGGTCGCAGCAGCTGAGGACGGACCCGCTGCTGCGGGCGGGCGTACGGCTCACCACCGAACAGGGCGCGTTCGGCCTGCGGGACGCCAAGCCCTACCGCGACTGGGGCGCGATCATGGCCGACTGTCTGCGCGTCGCGGCCGGCAAGGGCGAGCTACAGGCCGGCGTCGACCCGGACGAACTCGCCGAGTTCGTCGTCGAGGCGTGTACGGGCATGCAGACGTACTCCGCCGTGGCCAGCGAGGAGCGGGCGGACCTGGGTGACCGGGTCGTGCGGATGTGGCGGCTGCTGCTACCGGGCATCGCCGTGCCGACCGTCATCGCCCACACCGAAGTGAGCGAGGCGCGCGCGACGGAGCTGCTGCGGGCCGCCTCCGCCGCGGCCTCCGCTTCGGCGGCCGCCCGGGAGGGCGGCGGCGCGAAGGACTGA
- a CDS encoding HAD family phosphatase, with the protein MVHGLGHLRVCAVNIDGVMLDDTFSPVIHHFLVSRGCAYTAEVERSIFSQPRSVAGRLLAEAVDEPMTGEEALDAYFEERARHVAAHPVRVNDGAIELVRRLRRLGLRTVCYGGLDKSHFDAFLGEHADLFDDPGYICTDAFRPGLHEIATDWFGLKHDQVLVIDDVAAVGETARSLGMPFIGHPSHFEHSFQRQLMREAGVRYLVDSLHAVDEELLRSVDAEAAAGTVWPV; encoded by the coding sequence ATGGTTCACGGTCTGGGACATCTGCGCGTGTGCGCGGTCAACATCGACGGCGTCATGCTCGACGACACCTTCAGCCCCGTCATCCACCACTTCCTGGTGAGCCGCGGCTGCGCCTACACCGCCGAGGTCGAGCGGAGCATCTTCTCCCAGCCCCGTTCGGTCGCGGGCCGGCTGCTCGCCGAGGCGGTCGACGAGCCCATGACCGGCGAGGAGGCGCTCGACGCGTACTTCGAGGAGCGTGCACGCCATGTGGCCGCGCACCCGGTACGGGTGAACGACGGGGCGATCGAACTGGTCCGCAGGCTCCGGCGGCTGGGTCTTCGCACGGTCTGCTACGGAGGTCTCGACAAGAGCCACTTCGACGCGTTCCTCGGGGAGCACGCCGATCTGTTCGACGACCCCGGATACATCTGCACCGACGCGTTCCGGCCGGGGCTGCACGAGATCGCCACCGACTGGTTCGGGCTGAAGCACGACCAGGTGCTGGTGATCGACGACGTCGCGGCGGTCGGCGAGACGGCGAGATCGCTGGGGATGCCCTTCATCGGTCACCCCAGCCATTTCGAGCACAGCTTCCAGCGGCAGCTGATGCGCGAGGCCGGCGTCCGGTACCTGGTCGACTCGCTGCACGCCGTGGACGAGGAACTGCTGCGGTCGGTCGACGCCGAGGCCGCCGCCGGCACGGTGTGGCCGGTCTGA
- a CDS encoding SDR family NAD(P)-dependent oxidoreductase translates to MGDEHRLLGGKVAMITGASSGIGAAAARLFADEGAAVVLMARRAERLAELVESIRDGGGRAAAVAGDVTVPGDVARAVGTAVDTFGKLDAAFNNAGYGTAGVPLHEMDAETYDRTMDVNVRGVWNCLFHQIPAMLGSGGGAVVNTSSVAGLKATGASAAYVASKHAVIGLTRAAAYDYGRRGIRVNALVVGATRSEMMDGVIAELPELEEVFLSDSLQRRMSRPDEVAQAAAWLCSDRSSFVTGSAMAVDGGSTAV, encoded by the coding sequence GTGGGAGACGAACACAGGCTGCTGGGCGGCAAGGTGGCCATGATCACCGGGGCGTCGAGCGGGATCGGCGCGGCCGCCGCCCGGCTGTTCGCCGACGAGGGGGCGGCGGTCGTCCTGATGGCCCGGCGCGCGGAGCGGCTGGCCGAGCTGGTGGAGAGCATCCGCGACGGCGGCGGTCGGGCCGCGGCCGTCGCGGGGGACGTGACGGTGCCGGGTGACGTCGCCCGCGCCGTGGGGACGGCGGTGGACACGTTCGGCAAGCTGGACGCGGCCTTCAACAACGCCGGGTACGGCACGGCGGGCGTCCCGCTTCACGAGATGGACGCGGAGACGTACGACCGGACCATGGACGTCAATGTGCGGGGGGTGTGGAACTGCCTGTTCCACCAGATACCGGCGATGCTCGGCTCCGGCGGCGGGGCCGTGGTGAACACCTCGAGTGTCGCGGGTCTGAAGGCCACCGGAGCCTCGGCCGCGTACGTCGCCTCGAAGCACGCGGTGATCGGCCTGACGCGGGCGGCGGCCTACGACTACGGCCGGCGGGGCATCCGCGTCAACGCGCTCGTCGTGGGGGCCACCCGGTCCGAGATGATGGACGGCGTCATCGCGGAGCTGCCGGAGCTGGAGGAGGTCTTCCTCTCCGACTCGCTGCAACGCAGGATGTCGCGGCCCGACGAGGTGGCGCAGGCGGCGGCTTGGCTGTGCAGCGACCGTTCGTCGTTCGTCACGGGCTCCGCCATGGCGGTCGACGGCGGTTCGACCGCCGTGTAG
- a CDS encoding TetR/AcrR family transcriptional regulator: MRQQERALRTRARIVRAAALEMDRLGYEGARLSRVSQVADASMGAVTFHFPTKKALAEAVREEGVASVDAVVNRTLSAGTSRLRAVVDLTVALASLLEQDVAARAAARVAREQPDVMEQWSGSWLPTVLDLLNRARADGQLRPEHCPETLAALIVYLLAGAESEIRTGADGPPGGAGSVADRLEQIWRLVLRGVAAGRI; encoded by the coding sequence ATGAGGCAGCAGGAGCGGGCGCTGCGGACGCGCGCCCGGATCGTCCGGGCGGCGGCGCTGGAGATGGACAGGCTGGGCTACGAGGGGGCGCGGCTGTCCCGGGTCTCTCAGGTCGCGGACGCCTCGATGGGTGCTGTGACCTTTCATTTCCCGACCAAGAAGGCACTGGCCGAGGCGGTGCGGGAAGAGGGCGTGGCGAGTGTCGACGCCGTGGTGAACCGGACGCTGTCGGCCGGTACTTCGCGGCTGCGCGCCGTGGTCGACCTGACCGTCGCGCTCGCCTCCCTGCTGGAGCAGGATGTGGCCGCCCGGGCGGCGGCGCGGGTCGCCCGGGAGCAGCCGGACGTGATGGAGCAGTGGTCGGGCTCCTGGCTGCCGACCGTGCTCGACCTGCTGAACCGTGCCCGCGCGGACGGCCAACTGCGGCCGGAGCACTGCCCGGAGACGCTCGCCGCCCTGATCGTGTACCTGCTCGCCGGCGCGGAGTCGGAGATCCGTACGGGCGCCGACGGGCCGCCGGGCGGGGCCGGGAGCGTCGCCGACCGGCTGGAGCAGATCTGGCGGCTGGTCCTGCGCGGCGTCGCTGCCGGGAGGATCTGA
- a CDS encoding LysR family transcriptional regulator, with the protein MNIKHLSAFLTVADSRSFTQAARILGLAQPTVTARIKSLEQALDTPLLLRTASGASLTPAGRRLHRYARRIVQLSELAQRSVCGPADAPDALVIGAAECIVTYRLVPLIEYLHLRHQQLDLVLRALDGDPVRLVREEQIDCAFFIGPRTAATDVNHLVLRPEGLSLVAHPEHPLAGRPVVSTADLAPHTVACASRESGYQRGLERELAEAGAVARGILVLGSVDAVKRSVGEGIGMALLPTVAVAEELRLGQLRRLDWRPPFTVYSQCVWRGGLDDDPVFRTVLGTARQVLAESDTAAAAGPALQAVC; encoded by the coding sequence ATGAACATCAAGCACCTCAGCGCGTTCTTGACGGTCGCGGACTCCCGCAGCTTCACGCAGGCGGCCCGCATCCTCGGACTGGCCCAGCCGACCGTGACCGCCCGCATCAAGTCCCTGGAACAGGCGCTGGACACGCCGCTGCTGCTCCGTACGGCCTCCGGGGCCAGCCTGACCCCGGCAGGCCGGCGGCTGCACCGCTACGCGCGCCGCATCGTGCAGCTGAGCGAGCTGGCCCAGCGGTCCGTGTGCGGCCCCGCTGACGCCCCGGACGCGTTGGTGATCGGGGCCGCCGAGTGCATCGTCACGTACCGCCTGGTCCCGCTCATCGAGTACCTGCACCTGCGCCACCAGCAGCTCGACCTGGTGCTGCGGGCGCTGGACGGCGACCCGGTGCGGCTGGTGCGGGAGGAGCAGATCGACTGCGCGTTCTTCATCGGCCCGCGCACGGCGGCCACCGACGTGAACCATCTCGTGCTGCGCCCGGAGGGCCTGAGCCTGGTGGCGCACCCCGAACACCCGCTGGCCGGCCGGCCGGTCGTCTCCACCGCCGACCTCGCCCCCCACACGGTGGCCTGCGCCAGCCGGGAGAGCGGATACCAGCGGGGCCTGGAGAGGGAGCTGGCCGAGGCGGGCGCCGTCGCCCGCGGGATCCTCGTCCTCGGCTCGGTCGACGCGGTCAAGCGCAGTGTGGGCGAGGGCATCGGCATGGCGCTGCTGCCCACCGTCGCGGTCGCCGAAGAACTGCGGCTGGGGCAGTTGCGGCGCCTGGACTGGCGGCCGCCCTTCACCGTGTACTCGCAGTGCGTCTGGCGTGGCGGCCTCGATGACGACCCGGTGTTCCGCACGGTGCTCGGCACGGCCCGCCAGGTGCTGGCCGAGTCGGACACGGCGGCCGCCGCCGGGCCGGCGCTGCAAGCGGTCTGCTGA
- a CDS encoding amino acid adenylation domain-containing protein encodes MNATWTMYDWFAASAAEHGDRRTALEVAGEHLTYAELDATAHRLAAGLLAAHGGVPSRVGLLAARSTAAYAGYLAVQRLGAAVVPLNPAFPPARNATIARDAGLDLVIAEEGAPGHAGLQVPVVVLSAERMRALRSGPVPELPASTAGPDDLAYILFTSGSTGRPKGVPIAHRNVSAYLSHVIPRYELGPGARVSQTFDLTFDPSVYDMFGAWGGGATLVVPGKEDLLSPVRFVNRHGITHWNSVPSVASIARRLRALKPGVMPTLRWSLFCGEALMLSHARAWQAAAPGSVLENIYGPTEMTVTWTEFRLPADADDWPLPANGTVPIGTPYPGQEHLVIGEDGRPAPDGELCVRGSQRFPGYLDPAHDIGRFLSFDGERAVPYDGSRPLTAAHWYRTGDRVTTLDGALVHLGRLDHQLKIRGYRVELGEIESALLARSDVTEAAVVALHGPDGDIELAAVYTGSARDTEALLDDLRERLPAYMVPTVLTALDALPLNANGKVDRGALTTMLSAPAAA; translated from the coding sequence ATGAACGCCACCTGGACCATGTACGACTGGTTCGCGGCCTCCGCGGCCGAGCACGGCGACCGGCGGACCGCACTCGAGGTCGCCGGGGAGCACCTGACGTACGCCGAACTCGACGCCACCGCCCACCGGCTGGCGGCCGGACTCCTCGCCGCACACGGCGGCGTCCCCTCGCGGGTGGGCCTGCTGGCGGCCCGCAGCACGGCCGCCTACGCGGGCTACCTCGCCGTCCAGCGGCTCGGCGCCGCCGTCGTCCCGCTCAACCCGGCGTTCCCTCCCGCCCGCAACGCGACGATCGCCCGCGACGCCGGCCTGGACCTCGTGATCGCCGAGGAGGGCGCACCGGGCCACGCCGGCCTGCAAGTCCCGGTCGTCGTGCTGTCGGCCGAGCGGATGCGGGCGCTGCGCAGCGGCCCGGTGCCCGAACTCCCGGCGTCCACGGCCGGACCCGACGACCTCGCGTACATCCTGTTCACCTCCGGGTCGACGGGACGGCCCAAGGGCGTGCCCATCGCCCACCGCAACGTGTCGGCCTATCTGAGCCACGTCATCCCGCGCTACGAGCTGGGTCCGGGCGCCCGCGTCTCCCAGACCTTCGACCTGACCTTCGACCCGTCGGTCTACGACATGTTCGGCGCCTGGGGCGGCGGCGCCACCCTCGTCGTCCCCGGCAAGGAGGACCTGCTCTCGCCGGTGCGGTTCGTCAACCGGCACGGCATCACGCACTGGAACTCCGTCCCGTCCGTGGCGTCCATCGCCCGGCGGCTGCGCGCGCTGAAGCCCGGCGTCATGCCGACGCTGCGCTGGAGCCTGTTCTGCGGCGAGGCCCTGATGCTGAGCCACGCGCGCGCCTGGCAGGCCGCGGCCCCCGGCTCCGTCCTCGAGAACATCTACGGCCCGACCGAGATGACCGTGACCTGGACGGAGTTCCGGCTGCCCGCCGACGCCGACGACTGGCCCCTCCCGGCCAACGGCACGGTGCCCATCGGGACGCCCTACCCCGGTCAGGAGCACCTCGTCATCGGCGAGGACGGCCGCCCGGCCCCCGACGGCGAGCTGTGCGTGCGCGGCTCGCAGCGCTTCCCCGGCTATCTGGACCCGGCCCACGACATCGGCCGGTTCCTGTCCTTCGACGGCGAGCGGGCCGTCCCGTACGACGGTTCGCGGCCGCTGACCGCCGCCCACTGGTACCGCACGGGCGACCGGGTCACCACCCTCGACGGGGCGCTCGTCCACCTCGGCCGTCTGGACCACCAGCTCAAGATCCGCGGTTACCGGGTGGAACTCGGCGAGATCGAGTCCGCCCTGCTCGCGCGGAGCGACGTGACGGAGGCCGCCGTGGTCGCCCTGCACGGCCCGGACGGCGACATCGAACTCGCGGCCGTGTACACCGGCTCCGCCCGGGACACCGAGGCCCTCCTCGACGACCTGCGCGAGCGGCTGCCCGCCTACATGGTGCCGACCGTCCTCACCGCGCTGGACGCGCTGCCGCTCAACGCGAACGGCAAGGTGGACCGCGGGGCGCTGACCACCATGCTGTCCGCCCCGGCCGCGGCCTGA
- a CDS encoding MFS transporter gives MSDQAVQTAKAPVAAVADTRVEASARSAAGPAGRRAGEPTARQGSRNAAVLLAFTAVTNLADGVTKIALPLLATRVSASPAQISAVSLTLSLPWLLVALHVGVLVDRVDRRRLLWGANALRLLALGALIEAARAGRVTIPVLCVVGAVLGVAEVIALTSASALIPALIPPEGRERVNAWIAGAETVCNEFCGPFVGGILLAAGTGFALGATWASYLLAALVLLLLAGRFRAAPDTSRAGAGAGESVNRQISGGLRYLWQHTLLRTMSLILTVLCACWGAWLALMPLYATDVMQLSPRQYGTLLSALGIGGLTGALAVTRVNRTLGRRWVMFADLVGTFAMMAVPALTTDLWAVAGAAFVGGMGGTLWTVNARTIGQRLVPDSLLGRYTAVSRLFSWGAMPIGAGAMGLLAEWIGLRLAFLVFAAFVAVAVVPFLRVLTRPALAEAYGD, from the coding sequence ATGAGCGACCAAGCCGTCCAGACCGCGAAGGCCCCGGTGGCAGCGGTCGCGGACACCCGGGTGGAAGCCTCCGCACGGTCCGCGGCGGGCCCCGCCGGCCGGCGCGCCGGGGAGCCCACCGCGCGGCAGGGCAGCCGCAACGCCGCCGTCCTGCTCGCCTTCACCGCCGTCACCAACCTCGCGGACGGCGTCACCAAGATCGCCCTGCCGCTGCTGGCCACCCGCGTCTCCGCCTCCCCGGCCCAGATCTCCGCGGTGTCGCTCACCCTTTCGCTGCCCTGGCTGCTGGTGGCCCTGCACGTCGGCGTCCTGGTCGACCGCGTCGACCGCCGGCGCCTGCTGTGGGGGGCGAACGCGCTGCGGCTGCTCGCGCTCGGCGCGCTCATCGAGGCCGCCCGGGCCGGCCGCGTCACCATCCCCGTGCTCTGCGTCGTGGGCGCGGTCCTCGGCGTGGCCGAGGTCATCGCGCTGACCTCGGCGTCGGCCCTGATCCCGGCCCTGATCCCGCCGGAGGGCCGCGAGCGGGTGAACGCCTGGATCGCCGGGGCCGAGACGGTCTGCAACGAGTTCTGCGGCCCCTTCGTCGGCGGCATCCTGCTCGCGGCGGGCACCGGCTTCGCCCTCGGCGCGACCTGGGCGTCCTACCTGCTGGCGGCCCTGGTCCTGCTGCTGCTCGCCGGCCGGTTCCGCGCCGCCCCGGACACCTCCCGGGCCGGCGCCGGCGCCGGCGAGAGCGTCAACCGGCAGATCAGCGGCGGACTGCGCTACCTGTGGCAGCACACGCTGCTGCGCACCATGTCCCTCATCCTGACGGTCCTGTGCGCCTGCTGGGGGGCCTGGCTGGCGCTCATGCCGCTGTACGCCACCGACGTGATGCAGCTCAGCCCCCGCCAGTACGGGACGCTCCTGAGCGCGCTGGGCATCGGCGGCCTGACCGGCGCCCTCGCCGTGACCCGCGTGAACCGGACCCTCGGACGCCGCTGGGTGATGTTCGCCGACCTGGTCGGCACCTTCGCGATGATGGCCGTGCCCGCGCTCACCACCGACCTGTGGGCCGTCGCCGGCGCCGCCTTCGTCGGCGGCATGGGCGGCACCCTGTGGACGGTGAACGCCCGCACCATCGGGCAGCGCCTCGTCCCCGACTCCCTGCTCGGCCGCTACACCGCCGTGAGCCGTCTCTTCAGCTGGGGCGCCATGCCCATCGGAGCCGGCGCCATGGGCCTGCTCGCCGAATGGATCGGCCTGCGGCTCGCCTTCCTGGTCTTCGCCGCTTTCGTGGCCGTGGCCGTCGTCCCCTTCCTGCGCGTCCTGACCCGTCCCGCCCTCGCGGAGGCGTACGGCGACTAG
- a CDS encoding CGNR zinc finger domain-containing protein, with the protein MSEAPASAQLIEAFANTVDVELGTDELATPGALSAWLADRGLLDRERRIGAEDHALCLRLRTGIREELGVNVGDTADTALLAGADEALRELPVLITVRGARRDGGVLSPAADLTPVRKALAGLAIAWSELVVTGEAVRLKRCAEHACAWVFWDVSKNRSRRWCSMRVCGNRAKARRHSAKQAAAATADRPS; encoded by the coding sequence ATGTCCGAAGCCCCGGCTTCCGCACAGCTGATCGAGGCCTTCGCCAACACCGTCGACGTGGAGCTCGGCACCGACGAGCTGGCCACGCCGGGCGCGCTGTCCGCCTGGCTCGCCGACCGCGGGCTGCTCGACCGCGAACGCCGGATCGGCGCCGAGGACCACGCCCTGTGCCTGCGCCTGCGCACCGGCATCCGGGAGGAACTCGGCGTCAACGTCGGCGACACCGCCGACACGGCACTCCTCGCCGGAGCCGACGAGGCCCTGCGGGAACTGCCCGTGCTGATCACCGTCCGCGGCGCCCGCCGTGACGGCGGCGTCCTGTCACCCGCCGCCGACCTGACGCCGGTCAGGAAGGCTCTGGCCGGCCTCGCGATCGCATGGAGCGAACTGGTCGTCACCGGCGAGGCCGTCCGGCTCAAGCGCTGCGCCGAGCACGCCTGCGCCTGGGTCTTCTGGGACGTGTCCAAGAACCGCAGCCGCCGCTGGTGCTCGATGCGGGTGTGCGGCAACCGCGCCAAGGCCCGCCGGCACTCCGCGAAGCAGGCCGCCGCGGCCACGGCGGACCGGCCGTCCTGA
- a CDS encoding acyl carrier protein → MNRTDDVTGGDIVSAVRRHVRVPFDDHSPLAEVGLDSLSLVRIASELIPDPDQEIDPTGLAAVRTVGDLRQWLHGLLVPAESVR, encoded by the coding sequence ATGAACCGTACGGACGACGTGACCGGCGGCGACATCGTTTCGGCGGTCAGGAGGCATGTGCGTGTGCCTTTCGACGACCATTCCCCGCTGGCCGAGGTCGGACTGGACTCACTCTCCCTGGTGCGGATCGCCAGTGAGCTGATACCCGACCCGGACCAGGAGATCGATCCGACGGGCCTCGCCGCGGTCCGCACGGTCGGGGATCTCCGGCAGTGGCTGCACGGGCTCCTCGTGCCCGCGGAGAGCGTGCGATGA